One Candidatus Methanoperedens sp. DNA segment encodes these proteins:
- a CDS encoding dihydropteroate synthase-like protein, translating into MNILVVTGKLADNTVKASVNGRADVLVLDIEVAAFTTPALLRRFLPPKKYDLILIPGLAKGDFQGLEKEIGIPVRLGPKHAVDLGFVLSFSGLDFSSSTPACELLTGKKHSNALRRVFELEQTADSPLFLKSVKIGGNSRMKVMAEIVDAGSMSRNELIDKIIYFVECGADIIDLGISLDASTSKVRAAVETARSVTDVPLSIDTLDPDLINEAVDAGIDIVLSLNSKNIDKVKDKIIRHHTASVIIPDQTGDIESLFRNMKFARDLGIQNIIADPVLEPAGHGLTQSINRYYEFRNRDRTTPLFFGLGNVTELIDADSIGIHAILTSVAMELDANILFTPEFSHKAHNSVNELKTASMMMMLSRDRRSAPKDLGVDMLTIKEKRRREFGLMPESVIEAKGSEKWQLDPAGCFKIELTDDSICNCKVIPGKIIVRNIIDRDNPIAGSTAKDILDTIIERGLISRLDHAAYLGRELMKAEIALKFRRSYSQDDKF; encoded by the coding sequence ATGAATATCCTGGTAGTTACTGGAAAGCTTGCAGATAATACTGTAAAAGCATCTGTCAATGGCAGGGCCGATGTCCTTGTTCTTGATATCGAGGTCGCAGCATTTACAACTCCTGCTTTACTGAGGCGTTTCCTTCCTCCAAAAAAATATGACCTGATACTTATTCCCGGCCTGGCAAAAGGTGATTTTCAGGGGCTTGAAAAAGAGATTGGTATCCCGGTAAGACTTGGACCAAAGCATGCAGTGGATCTTGGTTTTGTACTTTCGTTTTCAGGGCTGGATTTTTCATCAAGTACACCTGCATGCGAGCTATTGACCGGGAAAAAGCATTCCAATGCTCTCCGGAGGGTTTTTGAACTGGAACAAACAGCGGATTCGCCTTTATTCTTAAAATCAGTGAAGATCGGAGGGAATTCCCGCATGAAGGTGATGGCTGAGATTGTGGATGCCGGTTCGATGAGCAGGAATGAGCTTATAGATAAAATTATTTATTTTGTAGAATGCGGGGCGGATATTATTGACCTGGGGATTTCACTGGACGCATCAACCAGCAAGGTCAGGGCCGCTGTTGAAACTGCAAGATCCGTAACTGATGTTCCACTCTCCATCGATACACTTGATCCTGATCTGATAAATGAGGCTGTTGATGCAGGAATAGATATTGTGTTGAGCCTTAATTCAAAAAATATCGACAAAGTAAAGGATAAAATAATCCGGCATCACACGGCTTCAGTCATAATTCCTGATCAGACAGGTGATATTGAAAGTCTTTTCCGGAACATGAAATTTGCGCGTGACCTTGGGATCCAGAATATCATCGCTGATCCTGTTCTTGAACCTGCAGGTCATGGTCTTACACAGTCGATTAACAGATATTATGAATTCAGGAACCGCGACAGGACTACACCCTTATTCTTCGGCCTGGGTAATGTGACTGAGCTTATTGATGCTGATTCTATCGGGATCCATGCGATCCTAACAAGTGTTGCAATGGAGCTTGATGCAAACATCTTATTTACACCGGAATTCAGCCATAAAGCTCATAACAGTGTCAACGAATTAAAGACTGCTTCAATGATGATGATGCTTTCAAGGGACAGGAGAAGTGCGCCAAAGGACCTTGGGGTTGATATGCTCACTATTAAAGAAAAGCGCAGGCGGGAATTCGGATTAATGCCGGAATCCGTTATAGAAGCAAAAGGCAGTGAAAAATGGCAGCTTGACCCGGCCGGATGTTTTAAGATAGAGTTGACAGATGATAGTATCTGTAACTGTAAGGTAATCCCTGGAAAAATAATAGTAAGGAATATTATTGACAGAGATAATCCGATAGCCGGGTCGACAGCAAAGGATATACTGGATACCATTATCGAACGCGGACTTATCTCACGTCTTGACCATGCTGCTTATCTGGGGAGAGAGCTTATGAAAGCTGAAATCGCATTGAAATTCAGGAGGAGCTATTCCCAGGATGACAAATTTTGA
- a CDS encoding NAAT family transporter, translating to MTSETTFFISVFTALFSIINPVSGVMAFISMTANMKEEDKNYVAQRSAFIACIIAIIFTVSGNYIMEFFGITVDSLRVAGGILLFLVAMDMLFARTSRESITSEELSEAVHRENISIFPMAMPMLTGPGAITTIILYLTKGIEDYSLNLQEVILIEVGAIIIIFIITFLIFRSSDHFRKVVGMTGMLVMTRLMGLFLGAIAVGFIADGIWNIYELKLKG from the coding sequence ATGACCTCTGAGACCACATTCTTTATCTCTGTTTTCACTGCATTATTCTCAATCATAAACCCGGTCAGCGGAGTCATGGCATTCATTTCCATGACAGCCAACATGAAAGAAGAGGATAAGAATTATGTAGCACAGCGTTCTGCATTTATTGCCTGTATCATTGCGATAATATTTACGGTATCAGGGAATTATATAATGGAATTTTTCGGAATTACTGTGGATTCCCTCAGGGTTGCAGGTGGGATTCTACTTTTCCTTGTCGCTATGGACATGCTTTTTGCAAGGACATCAAGAGAAAGTATTACATCCGAAGAATTATCTGAAGCTGTACACAGGGAAAACATCTCAATTTTTCCAATGGCCATGCCTATGCTGACAGGACCAGGTGCTATAACGACAATAATCCTGTATTTAACAAAAGGAATTGAGGATTATTCTCTCAATCTGCAAGAAGTGATATTAATTGAAGTTGGTGCAATAATAATTATATTTATTATTACGTTCCTGATTTTCAGATCTTCAGATCATTTTAGAAAAGTCGTAGGAATGACAGGCATGCTTGTGATGACGCGGCTTATGGGTCTTTTCCTCGGGGCCATAGCAGTCGGATTTATCGCTGACGGGATATGGAATATTTATGAGCTTAAGCTAAAAGGTTAA
- a CDS encoding bifunctional hexulose-6-phosphate synthase/ribonuclease regulator, with protein sequence MKPVLQVALDVLETERAIQIAREAIDGGADWIEAGTPLIKSEGMDALRKLKAAFPDRVILADMKTVDTGAMEVEMAAKAGADVVILLGSADDSTIQDAIRSARKYGVKIMADLISAKSPAKRAKELAELGIDYINIHVGIDQQMMGEDPLSILKSLKISVPIAVAGGIDAKSAAAAVLSGAGIIIVGGNIVRSSNVTASARAIRESLDLPQLSIEPEKSIDEKTTELLKHVSTPNISDAMHRKGAMKDIHSICKGTKAVGKAVTVQTFPGDWAKPVEAINIALPGDVIVINNSSTHVAPWGELATLSSINKGVAGVVIDGAVRDVDDIRRLNFPVFATSIVPNAGEPKGFGEINAEIQCGGQTVRPGDFIAGDDNGVVVIPRERAYEIARRAAEVEKNERRIRDEIKKGKTLSEVLYLEKWEKK encoded by the coding sequence ATCAAACCGGTACTACAGGTGGCTCTTGATGTTTTGGAGACTGAACGCGCTATCCAGATCGCCAGAGAAGCGATAGATGGTGGCGCTGACTGGATAGAAGCTGGAACACCTTTGATCAAAAGCGAAGGTATGGATGCTTTAAGGAAACTAAAAGCAGCTTTTCCTGACAGGGTTATACTGGCTGATATGAAAACGGTAGATACAGGGGCAATGGAAGTGGAAATGGCAGCCAAAGCCGGGGCTGATGTCGTTATCCTGCTTGGTAGTGCTGATGATTCCACGATCCAGGATGCCATACGATCAGCGCGCAAATATGGAGTTAAAATAATGGCCGACCTGATTTCTGCAAAAAGTCCGGCAAAAAGAGCTAAAGAGCTTGCAGAACTCGGTATTGATTATATAAATATTCATGTCGGGATCGACCAGCAGATGATGGGCGAAGATCCTCTTTCCATTCTTAAATCGCTTAAGATAAGTGTACCCATTGCGGTCGCAGGTGGGATTGATGCAAAGAGCGCAGCTGCAGCAGTATTATCAGGTGCAGGTATTATCATCGTCGGAGGAAATATTGTCCGGTCATCCAATGTTACAGCATCTGCAAGAGCGATCCGCGAAAGTCTGGATTTACCGCAATTATCAATTGAGCCGGAAAAATCCATCGATGAGAAAACCACCGAACTTCTAAAACATGTCTCAACCCCAAATATCTCGGATGCCATGCACAGGAAAGGCGCAATGAAAGATATACATTCGATCTGCAAGGGGACAAAAGCAGTGGGAAAAGCTGTCACAGTACAGACATTTCCCGGAGATTGGGCAAAACCCGTAGAAGCAATAAATATTGCACTTCCCGGTGATGTTATCGTTATCAATAACAGCAGTACCCATGTAGCCCCGTGGGGAGAACTTGCAACATTGAGCAGCATCAATAAGGGCGTGGCAGGCGTTGTAATAGATGGCGCGGTAAGAGATGTTGATGACATCAGGCGGCTTAATTTTCCTGTTTTTGCGACATCAATTGTCCCGAATGCAGGCGAGCCGAAAGGTTTCGGGGAGATAAATGCCGAAATACAATGCGGGGGGCAGACCGTAAGACCGGGGGATTTCATAGCAGGTGACGATAATGGCGTTGTCGTAATACCACGGGAACGGGCGTATGAGATAGCAAGGCGGGCTGCTGAGGTTGAAAAGAACGAGCGGCGAATACGTGATGAGATAAAAAAGGGAAAAACGCTATCTGAAGTATTATATCTTGAAAAATGGGAGAAGAAATGA
- a CDS encoding 4Fe-4S dicluster domain-containing protein has translation MKSCCCELGDAAYYQGETKSGEKWTPAFIEYVDKEKCNGCGMCVKVCSRGVYEIHELNGRKISVVLNSGNCVGDGSCHMVCKPKAMVCLPRRMQ, from the coding sequence ATGAAGAGTTGCTGCTGTGAACTTGGTGATGCTGCATATTATCAGGGTGAAACAAAGTCCGGTGAGAAATGGACACCTGCTTTTATCGAATATGTTGATAAAGAGAAATGCAACGGCTGCGGTATGTGCGTGAAAGTCTGTTCGAGAGGGGTTTACGAGATCCATGAATTAAATGGCAGAAAAATCTCAGTCGTTTTAAACTCTGGTAACTGTGTGGGAGATGGGAGCTGCCACATGGTATGCAAGCCGAAAGCAATGGTATGCTTACCAAGGAGAATGCAGTAA
- a CDS encoding heavy-metal-associated domain-containing protein, translating to MRHNMEKIILDIAGMRCGACAIGIELALSKKKGIKSAKISLNERMAVVEYEPTTVTASDISKAVSDIGYIATARR from the coding sequence ATGAGGCACAATATGGAAAAAATAATCCTTGATATCGCTGGAATGCGCTGCGGTGCATGCGCTATAGGTATAGAACTTGCGCTTTCAAAAAAGAAGGGCATAAAAAGTGCAAAAATCTCTTTGAACGAGAGAATGGCAGTTGTGGAGTATGAACCGACAACAGTTACAGCATCAGATATATCAAAGGCCGTAAGCGATATAGGATACATTGCAACAGCAAGAAGATAA
- the cadA gene encoding cadmium-translocating P-type ATPase — translation MVELKDCELRINGMDCPSCAMNVENAVRKLNGIDQVNVNFITGKAAIKYDPSLINTSEIREAIEKAGYTALEDGNDDHEVSCSSCSTDIFEEKLPLWKQRNIRIIALSSMLLVLGLSIEYVTGSTALSHILFLFVGVISGYSIAKKGISSLLKKRLDMNFLMTIAAVGAFSIGYGEEGASVLYLFFIAEFLEDYAGERARKSIGALVKLAPETAIVIRDEKEVNMHVHDVNINDIAAVRPGEKIPLDGIVIKGESSINQAAITGESMPVHKKIGDSVYAGTLNEHGYLEIIVTKRSQDTVLSKIVKLVEEAELKKSHTEKFVDKFARYYTPVVIFLAVSVAVVPSLVFGKPFDEWLYKALVLLVISCPCALAISTPVSMISGITGAAKNGVLIKGGNYIEGMAKAKVFVFDKTGTLTEGRPVVTDVLEINNYSANEILEIATSIESLSEHPLARAVVAKAEFGGLSLKSASEFKAIPGKGVKGNIDGKMYYIGSPAMFSGLSIPFPQAKVRELEEEGKTAILLGNRECMGIIAIMDKIRDTAPETIIMLKKIGMRVVMLTGDNERIARTIANKLGIDEYHAGLLPEDKVRIVEELDQKYGKVAMVGDGVNDAPALAKSSVGIAMGAIGSDVALETADIALMHDDISKLPYLLKLSRKTLGIVKENIFTSIAIKGSFAVLAFPGIVTLWMAVAFGDMGLSLLVIVNAMRLSLLK, via the coding sequence ATGGTTGAGCTAAAAGACTGTGAATTAAGAATTAACGGCATGGATTGCCCTTCATGTGCTATGAACGTGGAGAATGCTGTCAGGAAACTGAACGGTATCGACCAAGTAAACGTAAATTTCATTACAGGTAAAGCAGCGATAAAGTACGACCCGTCCCTCATCAACACATCAGAAATCAGAGAGGCGATTGAAAAAGCCGGATATACCGCTCTTGAAGATGGGAATGATGATCACGAAGTAAGCTGTTCCTCATGTTCAACCGATATTTTTGAGGAAAAACTTCCTCTCTGGAAACAAAGGAATATACGTATTATTGCACTTTCGTCCATGTTACTGGTTCTTGGGCTTTCCATAGAATACGTAACGGGATCGACAGCTTTATCTCACATTCTCTTCCTGTTCGTGGGAGTAATTTCGGGATACAGCATAGCTAAAAAGGGCATATCTTCTCTCCTGAAAAAACGCCTTGATATGAATTTCCTGATGACAATTGCTGCCGTGGGTGCTTTCTCCATTGGCTACGGGGAAGAGGGAGCATCTGTGCTTTATCTGTTCTTCATTGCAGAGTTCCTAGAAGACTATGCAGGCGAAAGGGCGAGGAAATCAATTGGGGCGCTTGTTAAGCTTGCGCCTGAGACTGCCATTGTAATAAGGGACGAAAAAGAGGTCAACATGCATGTCCATGATGTGAATATCAATGATATTGCAGCTGTTAGACCGGGTGAGAAGATACCCCTTGATGGTATTGTGATTAAGGGAGAATCAAGCATTAATCAGGCCGCTATCACCGGAGAATCAATGCCTGTCCATAAAAAGATAGGAGATTCAGTATATGCAGGGACGCTGAATGAACACGGCTATCTTGAAATAATAGTCACAAAAAGGTCGCAAGACACAGTACTTTCAAAAATAGTCAAGTTGGTTGAGGAGGCTGAACTAAAAAAATCCCATACCGAGAAGTTCGTTGATAAATTTGCCCGCTATTATACCCCTGTGGTGATCTTCCTGGCAGTGAGTGTGGCGGTTGTTCCAAGCCTTGTTTTCGGTAAGCCTTTTGATGAATGGCTTTACAAAGCCCTGGTTCTTTTAGTTATTTCCTGTCCATGCGCCCTTGCAATTTCTACGCCTGTATCCATGATATCAGGAATAACAGGTGCTGCAAAGAATGGGGTCTTAATAAAAGGCGGAAATTACATCGAAGGGATGGCTAAGGCAAAGGTTTTTGTTTTTGATAAGACAGGCACCCTGACGGAAGGAAGACCGGTGGTAACAGATGTACTGGAGATTAATAATTATTCAGCTAATGAAATATTGGAGATAGCCACTTCTATAGAGTCGTTATCCGAGCATCCTCTTGCAAGGGCAGTTGTTGCGAAGGCTGAATTTGGGGGCTTGAGTCTAAAATCTGCCAGCGAATTTAAGGCAATTCCAGGTAAGGGTGTAAAAGGAAACATAGATGGAAAAATGTATTACATCGGCAGTCCTGCTATGTTTTCCGGGCTATCAATCCCTTTTCCGCAAGCAAAAGTCAGAGAACTCGAAGAAGAGGGTAAGACAGCAATACTTTTAGGGAATCGGGAATGCATGGGAATTATTGCAATAATGGATAAAATACGCGATACTGCACCCGAAACCATAATCATGCTAAAGAAGATAGGGATGAGGGTGGTGATGCTGACAGGAGACAATGAGAGAATTGCAAGGACGATAGCGAATAAGCTTGGGATCGATGAATACCATGCCGGTCTTCTTCCTGAAGATAAGGTAAGGATTGTTGAAGAGCTGGATCAGAAATATGGTAAGGTTGCAATGGTGGGTGATGGAGTGAACGATGCACCTGCGCTGGCGAAGTCGAGTGTTGGCATTGCGATGGGGGCTATAGGCAGCGATGTTGCACTTGAGACCGCTGACATAGCGTTAATGCATGATGATATATCTAAACTGCCTTATTTATTGAAGCTCAGCAGAAAAACACTTGGGATAGTTAAGGAGAATATCTTTACATCAATCGCAATAAAGGGAAGCTTTGCTGTTCTTGCTTTTCCTGGCATCGTGACTCTCTGGATGGCAGTGGCGTTTGGAGATATGGGCCTGTCACTTCTTGTGATAGTGAACGCGATGCGGCTATCGTTGTTGAAATGA
- a CDS encoding class I SAM-dependent methyltransferase, translating into MTKNSAKVFDKNWEDYEDWFERHKSIHFSELKALKKVIPEGFGLEAGVGSGRFAQPLGVKIGIDPSRNMLKLAKKRGIQVILGEGENLPFKDFTFDFVLVVVTLCFAEKPIHVLNEASRVLKKGGSLIIGEINKDSRLGRLYEAKREESEFYKISTFYSGNEIIGMFNEVGIRYLESYQTLLQPFAFPELEEEPEKGFDKGGFIVIEGMKK; encoded by the coding sequence ATGACCAAAAATAGTGCTAAGGTATTTGATAAAAATTGGGAAGATTATGAAGATTGGTTTGAGAGACATAAAAGTATTCATTTCTCAGAACTTAAAGCCCTGAAAAAAGTTATTCCTGAGGGTTTTGGTCTGGAGGCTGGTGTTGGGAGTGGGAGGTTTGCTCAACCTCTTGGAGTCAAAATAGGCATTGATCCCTCAAGAAATATGCTGAAGCTTGCAAAAAAACGAGGTATACAGGTAATTTTAGGAGAAGGTGAAAACCTGCCATTCAAGGATTTTACATTTGATTTTGTTCTCGTGGTTGTTACCCTTTGTTTTGCAGAAAAACCGATACACGTGTTGAATGAAGCAAGCAGGGTTTTAAAGAAAGGTGGCAGCTTAATTATTGGAGAGATCAATAAAGATAGTCGGTTAGGAAGGCTCTATGAAGCTAAAAGGGAGGAAAGTGAATTTTACAAAATATCGACATTTTATTCAGGTAACGAAATTATTGGAATGTTCAATGAGGTAGGAATAAGATATTTAGAATCATATCAAACCCTTCTGCAACCTTTCGCTTTTCCTGAATTAGAGGAAGAGCCTGAAAAAGGATTTGATAAAGGTGGATTCATTGTTATTGAAGGAATGAAGAAATAA